In Uranotaenia lowii strain MFRU-FL chromosome 2, ASM2978415v1, whole genome shotgun sequence, one genomic interval encodes:
- the LOC129742662 gene encoding uncharacterized protein LOC129742662, whose translation MHSKCLLLAHHKIELVLIINLITPQTDTFVVGPFDIVAKSTIKYLGVMIDDGLSFTSHVNVAMATAALTIRSSKKRILSSVTLSILRYGAAAWRQALGRQWNLQRLSSIQRLMNLRVIST comes from the coding sequence ATGCACTCAAAGTGCCTGcttctagcccaccacaaaatcGAGTTGGTGCTGATCATCAACCTGATCACACCCCAAACAGATACCTTTGTAGTTGGACCGTTTGACATCGTGGCCAAAAGCACAattaagtacctaggggtgatgatcgacgacggACTCAGCTTCACGAGTCATGTCAATGTGGCAATGGCCACGGCTGCACTCACAATCCGCAGTAGCAAGAAGAGGATACTGTCAAGCGTGACCTTGTCAATCCTGCGGTACGGTGcggcggcctggaggcaggccctgggaagacAATGGAACCTGCAGAGACTTAGCAGcattcagcggctgatgaacctgcgggttatcagtaCGTAA